A single region of the Changchengzhania lutea genome encodes:
- a CDS encoding T9SS type B sorting domain-containing protein, which translates to MKKPTFCKNLLVVFLFLMGVQLVAQNYTPFTPRFNQDLKGDIVLIGNNILGPDNNAFNDNSVYNHNVDMRYIDIDSDPLTFSSSSADLGIANPNCYSIIHAGLYWGAVTNGTEPINQVKFKGPTGAYNDIVGTIIYDANGTSVDGGNSFSYACYADVTAIVTGLTTDLGTYTVANVSSAEGETETFTPRNGTGYSAGWSLFVVYEDPTMPGKSITSFDGFSAISVAGGNPSLDIPVSGFRTIPAPAPVRANFAFATLEGDSPIVGDQLLLNGVNLSTADRPVDNFFNSSVTQLSALPVNNRNPNSTNTLGFDTGVMVVPNPSNAVIANNATDAVVRLETSGDTYFNYFFALAVDIIEPNIVLTKIVEDASGNDIGGQLVNLGDELNYVIGFQNTGNDDATNLIIRDILPTNIDFNYPADMELLPPGVTVQSYDTSTRELVFSVDNSVVEENDPVQEIRFKVTVVATCSLLSDACSNIISNQAFSTYNGTLNPTFTISDDPSFSTNTGCLLSPAATNFLADINCTFNENVVLCGASTVLTAANGYDSYAWSTSPSGTPVIGTSQSLTVTTTGTYYVFNTAIAPCQSIDQEFEVITFGSNVTNPVIPFADEVVTCPNDGKSLPNIFLCGANDSRSIETNITDTSSMIWERLDETSCAAVVDQDCANEDVACTWNQVETGPNFLADTAGQYRLTLNYDGGCFNRFYFNVYTNLLIPTVTSRDIICTTPGEIVVGGVPSGYEYSIDGANYQSSNIFSINAPNVYSVYVRQIGVDPNPCIFSVPDVQIRQRDFTVSTVITQPYCNGEQGSVILAANDVRPQYFYSIYQGATLINSVGSIMESDYTFANLNPGIYTVNISTEDGCAYTGDIEIINPPILTATSALTKPLTCTDGEITVYPVGGTSPYFYFVNSTTDFQDSPIINVSTPGMYNITVVDSNNCTAETSITVDATLPPDFNVSKTDILCSDAGDNGTININVSNANGNSLEYSIDNGVTFYNSPMFTGLSTGDYDVVVQYSIGTDICSTTPQTVSITAVDAVNGTVTLTAPYTCTSNGTITVSGVTGGTGLYTYSIDGITFQSGLTFTGLTGGTYTITIRDTNACTFVAAPITIDSLDPPTDLTFSNTPVSCPSNTSDVTLTVTGGTVPLEYQIIAPAASATGYQSSNVFNGLEPDTYTFQVRDANDCVYSESYTIAPLPPITLSTVLTKDLDCTASPDASISGTISGGVSPYVYAVSFNGGAYASLGATGTPFNYATAANGTYQFQVTDANGCTAESSVQTINAISLPDIISVVQTQPILCNGDSNAAIQININNAVGTPPFTINVNNDTTGTDFGTQTSGLPAGDYTITLTDSKACTDTETITISEPNPIIFDLTKVDITCNDPGGSSLGSITVENVSGGTQPFTYYITNNFGDVILGSPYTAASNEDHTFNIINFGTYTINVIDANGCSLSQQIVIASPPSDLLIDVTTVVPDCASGGTAVVQAISALGSGNYEFAILEFNTIPYAPATSYFPSDVGFPDRKTFDNLTPGVVYTFVVYDTATGCYFVKSADSAIDPASTLTSSVVPNNVVCQGENNGSVTFTIDNFDSTTTSVDYAIYTAFTNVLIDGPTNLPVTFGVPETVTTPAPGNLSVGQYYIVFTENGTGAFNGCLSASTIFEINESAIDLDITATIDNNANCNPNSGLISAIATNGTAPYLYQITISAIPPLATDPLWASASTFNVDANSYFVHVVDANGCIKSTLVLDLPTDPEPVITATVNNRCTVTEGNFEIDVTLATGGVAPYSYSVDGGAFQTRTAPFTISNLASGTHTIEIQDINGCGNLESVDIEAPLFIEPTVTALATCNDNDGEITIIGSGGTGTYDYIISPNPASINLSGNIYTGVPSGTYTVTLTDATTLCSENVTIVMPSEQLPTITTLPTAVTCFGDNSGAFDLTISGYTGAYTYEVFNSLGVSVTGIVSANTSTNPQPISGLLAGSYTVDITETASPFCGATSTVIINSPIEALTLNATETSNVTCDDDKGTITAIANGGWGTYEYELTGTATIVYSTNGTFTNLSAGNYTVNVRDAGGCIASENVVLDIPNPIDGTITASTSLLACFGDTDASITVSATGGQGSNYSYTLNMMSPTTSSSGPQSDPVFSGLGAGTYQVVVTDGYNCSFTSADIIIDAPTQVEATLVKETSQTCFTSTTLTLSALGGNAPYEYSNTSNFTTVLGPFASSVTFSVAPGTYMYYVRDSNGCLNSISNEITIDPLPTLVVDLDATNATINCAGDNTGVIVATAQGGLGNYIYTLQDASGNAIAPAPIQNTPGVFTDLPVGTYQIRVDSGDCLTTSAQIPITEPDLPLVANFTVNDVTCNGGDDGMMEIMASGGSGIIKYAISPQLNQFFESPIFEDLMPGDYQAIAQDELGCFVLFDFTIDQPTPVILTIVPNSILAEVCEGDLDGEFSIDISGGNLPYSVSLDDINGTYTIGTSTQTQFDFTNLGGDDHVVYVRDNLGCESEWNITFPKSVSIDPIAVVEYGCTDNVSTNSVTVTVDDSITNPADLDYSLDGGPYQTSNVFINVLPGLNHFIDVRHTNGCIQRTEMFDIESYDPLQLVLEDGELNEIVAIATGGSGDYEFTLNGESYGSTNTFLIYESGDYTVVVTDSNGCMATATKYYEYIDVCIPNYFVPQNGGWEPGCTGQYRNLTVDIFDRYGRKIATLNVGEKWDGTYNGKELPTGDYWYVVQLNDAKDNREFVGHFTLYR; encoded by the coding sequence ATGAAAAAACCTACTTTTTGCAAAAATTTATTAGTTGTTTTCCTTTTCCTTATGGGTGTGCAATTAGTTGCACAAAACTACACACCGTTCACACCACGATTCAATCAAGATCTAAAGGGTGATATCGTATTGATCGGAAATAATATTTTAGGTCCGGACAACAATGCATTCAATGATAATTCTGTCTATAATCATAATGTTGATATGCGGTATATTGACATTGATTCAGATCCTTTAACATTCAGTTCATCAAGTGCAGATTTAGGTATTGCAAATCCAAATTGTTATAGTATTATTCATGCAGGTCTATATTGGGGAGCAGTGACTAATGGCACTGAACCTATAAATCAAGTAAAATTTAAAGGCCCTACAGGTGCCTATAATGATATCGTTGGTACCATCATTTATGATGCCAATGGGACATCAGTAGACGGGGGCAATAGTTTTTCATACGCCTGCTATGCAGATGTAACGGCTATAGTGACGGGGTTAACCACAGATTTAGGAACGTATACCGTAGCAAATGTGTCCAGTGCGGAAGGGGAAACAGAAACATTTACACCTAGAAATGGTACAGGATATTCAGCGGGTTGGTCATTATTTGTTGTTTACGAGGATCCAACCATGCCTGGTAAGTCCATTACCAGTTTTGATGGCTTTAGTGCTATTAGTGTAGCAGGAGGAAACCCTTCTCTAGACATTCCTGTTTCTGGATTTAGAACTATTCCTGCACCGGCGCCAGTAAGAGCTAATTTTGCATTTGCTACTTTAGAAGGCGATAGCCCTATTGTAGGAGATCAATTATTACTTAATGGTGTTAATTTATCTACGGCTGATCGCCCTGTAGATAACTTTTTTAATAGTTCGGTAACCCAACTAAGCGCATTGCCTGTAAATAACAGAAACCCTAACAGTACAAACACTTTGGGTTTTGATACGGGGGTTATGGTCGTTCCAAATCCATCTAATGCGGTGATTGCTAATAATGCTACAGATGCGGTGGTAAGACTCGAGACTAGTGGCGATACCTATTTCAATTATTTTTTCGCTTTAGCTGTAGATATTATTGAACCCAATATTGTACTTACAAAAATAGTTGAAGATGCTTCAGGAAACGATATTGGTGGACAGTTAGTAAATTTAGGTGATGAATTAAATTATGTCATTGGCTTTCAGAACACAGGAAATGATGATGCCACAAATTTGATAATTAGGGATATTCTTCCAACAAACATTGATTTTAACTATCCGGCAGATATGGAATTGTTACCTCCCGGGGTAACAGTTCAAAGTTATGATACATCCACTAGGGAACTTGTTTTTAGTGTGGATAATTCTGTTGTTGAAGAAAATGATCCCGTACAGGAAATTCGTTTTAAAGTAACCGTTGTTGCCACTTGTAGTTTGTTAAGTGATGCGTGTTCTAATATTATAAGTAATCAGGCATTTTCAACTTATAATGGGACGCTTAATCCAACATTTACCATTTCAGACGATCCTAGTTTTAGTACAAATACCGGATGTTTGTTATCACCAGCTGCAACCAATTTTTTGGCTGATATTAATTGTACGTTTAATGAAAATGTGGTGCTTTGTGGTGCCAGTACGGTCTTAACAGCGGCTAATGGCTACGATTCCTATGCTTGGTCTACAAGCCCATCAGGAACACCCGTAATTGGTACAAGCCAATCTTTAACGGTTACCACTACAGGAACTTACTATGTATTTAACACGGCCATTGCGCCTTGTCAATCAATCGATCAGGAATTTGAAGTGATCACTTTTGGTTCTAATGTCACAAACCCAGTCATTCCTTTTGCAGATGAGGTAGTAACCTGTCCTAATGATGGGAAATCATTGCCAAATATTTTTTTATGTGGTGCTAATGATTCAAGATCTATTGAAACAAATATCACAGACACGTCTTCTATGATTTGGGAAAGATTGGATGAAACCAGTTGTGCTGCCGTAGTTGACCAAGACTGTGCCAATGAAGATGTCGCATGTACATGGAATCAAGTTGAAACAGGTCCTAACTTTTTAGCAGACACAGCAGGTCAATACAGATTGACCTTAAACTATGATGGTGGTTGTTTTAACCGATTTTATTTCAATGTGTATACCAATTTATTGATTCCTACAGTGACCTCAAGGGATATCATTTGTACAACACCAGGTGAGATAGTAGTTGGTGGTGTACCTAGTGGTTATGAGTATAGTATTGATGGGGCTAATTATCAATCTAGCAATATATTTTCTATAAATGCTCCAAACGTTTATTCGGTGTATGTGAGACAAATTGGCGTGGATCCAAACCCTTGTATCTTTTCTGTACCAGACGTCCAAATAAGACAACGTGATTTTACAGTCTCCACCGTGATAACTCAACCTTATTGTAATGGAGAACAGGGTAGTGTTATTTTAGCTGCTAACGACGTTCGCCCACAATATTTTTATTCAATTTATCAAGGTGCTACATTAATAAATAGCGTAGGATCCATAATGGAGAGTGACTATACTTTCGCGAATTTAAACCCAGGAATCTATACGGTAAATATATCTACTGAAGATGGTTGTGCCTATACCGGAGATATTGAAATTATCAATCCACCGATATTAACCGCAACTTCAGCACTTACAAAACCATTAACGTGTACCGATGGAGAGATTACAGTCTATCCCGTGGGCGGAACATCACCGTATTTTTATTTCGTTAACAGTACCACAGATTTTCAGGATTCACCAATAATCAATGTATCAACTCCTGGTATGTATAATATCACGGTAGTGGATTCAAATAACTGTACCGCAGAAACATCTATTACAGTGGATGCAACGTTGCCACCAGATTTCAATGTTTCTAAAACCGATATTTTATGTTCGGATGCTGGCGATAATGGAACAATAAATATAAACGTCTCCAATGCAAACGGAAACAGCTTAGAATACAGTATTGATAATGGTGTCACCTTTTATAATTCCCCAATGTTCACAGGGCTTTCTACTGGAGATTACGATGTGGTGGTTCAATATAGCATAGGAACGGACATATGTTCAACAACACCTCAAACAGTAAGTATTACAGCTGTTGATGCGGTGAATGGCACCGTGACTCTAACAGCGCCTTATACCTGTACTTCTAACGGAACGATTACCGTTTCAGGGGTTACAGGCGGAACAGGACTGTATACCTATAGTATTGACGGTATCACCTTTCAATCCGGATTAACATTTACAGGATTAACAGGTGGCACTTACACCATAACTATTAGAGATACTAACGCTTGTACTTTCGTTGCAGCACCAATTACTATAGATTCATTAGATCCGCCAACGGATTTAACGTTTAGTAATACACCAGTAAGTTGTCCTTCTAATACTTCGGATGTTACTTTAACCGTCACAGGAGGAACTGTTCCATTAGAATACCAGATTATAGCTCCAGCTGCATCAGCAACAGGCTATCAATCATCAAATGTATTTAATGGTTTAGAGCCAGACACCTATACGTTTCAGGTACGAGACGCCAACGATTGTGTTTATAGTGAATCTTATACCATTGCACCATTGCCACCAATAACGTTAAGCACGGTTTTAACTAAAGATTTAGATTGTACAGCATCACCAGATGCTTCAATTTCAGGAACAATTTCTGGAGGTGTTTCACCATATGTTTACGCCGTTTCCTTTAATGGCGGTGCTTATGCTTCATTAGGAGCAACAGGTACACCTTTCAATTATGCAACTGCTGCAAATGGTACGTATCAATTTCAAGTAACGGATGCTAATGGCTGTACTGCCGAATCTTCCGTACAAACCATTAATGCCATTTCGTTACCAGACATCATTTCGGTAGTTCAAACACAACCAATTTTATGTAATGGTGATTCCAATGCTGCTATTCAGATAAACATTAATAATGCAGTGGGGACCCCGCCTTTTACTATTAATGTGAATAACGATACTACTGGAACTGATTTCGGTACACAAACAAGTGGGCTACCAGCTGGGGATTATACAATTACTTTAACTGATTCTAAAGCTTGTACAGATACGGAAACCATAACTATATCAGAACCTAACCCAATAATTTTTGATTTAACTAAAGTAGATATTACCTGTAATGACCCTGGAGGATCAAGCTTAGGGTCTATTACTGTTGAAAACGTTTCAGGAGGAACGCAACCATTTACCTATTACATTACAAATAATTTTGGTGATGTTATTCTAGGAAGTCCTTATACGGCAGCCTCAAATGAAGATCATACATTCAACATAATTAATTTTGGGACCTACACTATAAATGTAATTGATGCTAATGGCTGTAGTTTGTCTCAGCAAATAGTTATCGCGTCACCACCATCAGATTTATTAATCGATGTTACAACCGTAGTGCCAGATTGTGCTTCTGGTGGTACAGCTGTGGTACAGGCAATTTCAGCTTTGGGAAGTGGGAATTACGAATTTGCTATTTTAGAATTCAATACAATACCTTATGCTCCAGCAACATCGTATTTTCCTTCAGATGTTGGTTTTCCAGATAGAAAAACATTTGATAACTTAACACCAGGAGTTGTTTATACTTTTGTCGTTTACGATACAGCTACAGGTTGCTATTTTGTAAAATCTGCAGATTCGGCTATAGACCCAGCTTCAACGCTAACATCATCAGTTGTTCCAAATAATGTCGTGTGTCAAGGAGAAAACAACGGCAGTGTCACCTTTACTATTGATAATTTTGATAGCACAACAACTTCTGTCGATTATGCTATTTATACAGCTTTTACAAATGTATTAATCGACGGGCCAACCAATTTACCTGTTACTTTTGGAGTGCCGGAAACGGTGACTACACCAGCGCCAGGAAACTTGTCTGTGGGACAATATTATATTGTTTTTACTGAAAACGGAACAGGTGCGTTTAACGGATGTCTATCAGCATCTACCATTTTTGAAATCAATGAATCTGCTATTGATTTAGATATTACTGCTACTATCGACAATAATGCCAATTGTAATCCAAACTCTGGACTAATTAGTGCTATAGCTACAAATGGTACAGCACCATATTTATATCAAATTACAATATCAGCAATTCCACCATTGGCAACAGATCCTTTATGGGCGTCTGCGAGTACGTTTAATGTGGATGCTAACAGCTATTTTGTACATGTTGTAGATGCAAATGGTTGTATAAAATCGACACTGGTCTTAGATTTACCTACAGATCCAGAACCAGTAATTACTGCAACAGTTAACAACCGATGTACAGTTACTGAAGGTAATTTTGAAATCGATGTTACACTAGCAACTGGAGGCGTTGCTCCATATAGCTATAGTGTTGATGGTGGCGCTTTTCAAACTCGAACGGCACCGTTTACCATATCAAACTTGGCTTCTGGCACACATACCATTGAGATACAAGATATAAATGGTTGTGGTAATTTAGAATCAGTCGATATTGAAGCACCTTTATTTATAGAGCCTACCGTAACAGCCTTAGCAACATGTAATGATAACGATGGGGAAATTACAATAATCGGATCTGGAGGAACAGGAACTTATGATTATATCATAAGTCCGAATCCAGCTAGTATTAATTTAAGTGGAAACATCTATACAGGTGTACCATCTGGAACATACACCGTAACCTTAACAGATGCAACGACCTTGTGTTCAGAAAATGTGACCATAGTCATGCCATCTGAACAGCTTCCGACTATTACCACGCTACCAACAGCAGTCACCTGTTTTGGAGATAACAGTGGTGCTTTTGATTTAACCATTAGCGGTTATACAGGAGCTTATACATATGAAGTGTTTAATAGTTTGGGGGTCTCTGTAACAGGAATTGTTTCTGCGAATACATCAACAAACCCACAGCCCATTTCTGGATTGTTAGCTGGAAGTTACACCGTGGATATTACAGAAACTGCTAGTCCGTTTTGTGGCGCGACTTCCACAGTTATAATTAATTCACCAATCGAAGCATTAACATTGAATGCTACTGAAACGTCAAACGTAACTTGCGATGATGATAAAGGCACTATTACTGCTATAGCCAATGGTGGTTGGGGAACTTATGAATATGAATTGACAGGAACGGCAACCATAGTTTACTCCACAAACGGAACGTTTACAAACTTAAGTGCAGGAAACTATACGGTTAATGTTAGGGATGCTGGAGGATGTATTGCTTCAGAAAATGTCGTATTGGATATTCCAAACCCAATTGACGGCACAATAACCGCAAGTACTTCGTTACTAGCTTGTTTTGGAGATACTGATGCGAGCATAACCGTGAGTGCAACTGGTGGACAGGGAAGTAATTACTCGTATACCCTAAATATGATGTCGCCTACCACAAGTTCATCTGGTCCACAATCGGATCCTGTGTTTAGTGGATTAGGAGCAGGCACGTATCAAGTGGTTGTCACAGACGGATACAATTGTTCGTTTACTTCGGCAGATATCATTATTGATGCGCCAACTCAAGTAGAGGCCACTTTGGTTAAGGAAACATCGCAAACTTGTTTTACAAGCACAACATTAACATTAAGTGCCCTAGGCGGAAACGCACCTTATGAATACAGTAATACTAGTAATTTTACAACGGTTTTAGGGCCGTTTGCATCATCAGTCACATTTTCTGTCGCACCCGGAACTTACATGTATTATGTACGTGATTCCAATGGTTGTTTAAATTCTATTTCTAATGAAATTACCATAGATCCTTTACCAACATTGGTGGTTGATTTAGATGCGACCAATGCGACCATTAATTGTGCCGGAGATAATACAGGTGTTATTGTAGCGACTGCCCAAGGTGGCTTAGGTAATTATATATATACCTTACAAGATGCTTCAGGAAATGCTATCGCACCGGCACCTATTCAAAACACTCCAGGGGTATTTACAGATTTACCTGTTGGTACCTACCAAATTAGAGTTGATAGTGGGGATTGTTTAACAACCTCTGCACAAATTCCAATTACAGAACCTGATTTACCATTGGTGGCAAATTTCACAGTGAATGATGTGACTTGTAATGGAGGTGATGACGGGATGATGGAAATCATGGCATCTGGAGGTTCTGGTATTATTAAGTATGCTATTTCACCACAATTAAATCAGTTTTTCGAATCTCCTATTTTTGAAGACTTAATGCCAGGAGACTATCAAGCCATTGCACAAGATGAGTTGGGTTGTTTCGTTCTTTTCGATTTTACCATTGATCAACCAACACCGGTTATTTTAACGATTGTCCCTAACTCTATATTAGCTGAGGTTTGTGAAGGCGATTTAGATGGTGAATTCAGTATCGATATTTCTGGCGGAAACTTGCCTTATAGCGTGAGTTTAGATGACATTAATGGTACTTATACTATTGGAACTTCAACACAGACACAATTTGATTTCACCAATTTGGGAGGAGATGACCATGTGGTCTATGTACGTGATAATTTAGGTTGTGAATCTGAGTGGAACATTACATTTCCAAAATCGGTTAGTATTGATCCCATTGCAGTTGTGGAATATGGGTGTACAGATAATGTATCCACTAATTCGGTAACTGTAACCGTAGACGATAGTATTACCAATCCTGCCGACTTAGATTATTCACTTGATGGTGGCCCATATCAAACAAGTAACGTGTTTATAAATGTTCTGCCAGGATTAAACCATTTTATAGATGTAAGACATACCAATGGTTGTATTCAAAGAACCGAAATGTTCGATATTGAATCTTATGATCCTTTACAACTTGTATTGGAAGATGGTGAATTAAATGAAATTGTAGCTATTGCTACCGGCGGATCAGGAGATTATGAATTTACGCTTAACGGAGAGTCTTACGGCAGTACCAATACATTTCTAATTTACGAATCTGGTGATTATACCGTCGTAGTGACCGACAGTAATGGGTGTATGGCAACAGCCACAAAGTATTATGAGTATATAGATGTGTGTATTCCAAATTATTTTGTGCCGCAAAATGGAGGGTGGGAACCAGGCTGTACCGGTCAATATCGCAACCTAACGGTTGATATTTTTGATAGGTATGGCAGAAAAATTGCTACCTTAAATGTGGGTGAAAAATGGGATGGAACCTATAATGGAAAAGAGTTGCCTACTGGTGATTACTGGTACGTCGTGCAACTGAATGATGCAAAAGATAATCGAGAATTTGTTGGGCACTTTACGCTTTACAGATAA
- a CDS encoding PorP/SprF family type IX secretion system membrane protein, whose amino-acid sequence MQKLIIYLMLLVIANAYGQELNLPVFTQYLADNNFVVSPTYAGIGDNLKIRANGLTQWVGIKGAPDNQSLYADFRIADRSGVGLSLYNDRNGNTIQTGAKFSFAHHIILDYYTKQYLSFGISYNINNFRIDTSNFIAYEGDGTPIDFDPYITDNRKTTNHNFDVGLLYRNKGFFLSFNANNILGKDIEESIRALEPNLLLNYQIYSGYTFKGPKKSGLEFEPSVYYQLFSSDKRSSTDLNFKLRKFNRNEDYYWAGISYRFLNDQLLKPLNIGPMVGFKKSIFYFGYAYQVTMNELSGFNSGTHVVTIGLDFLQGISNCPCTQSAVHK is encoded by the coding sequence ATGCAAAAATTAATAATATATCTAATGCTCTTAGTCATAGCAAATGCTTATGGACAGGAGTTGAATTTGCCTGTTTTTACGCAATATTTGGCAGATAATAACTTTGTTGTCTCTCCAACCTATGCAGGTATTGGAGACAATTTAAAAATTAGAGCGAATGGCTTAACGCAATGGGTGGGCATAAAAGGCGCGCCAGATAATCAATCATTATACGCCGATTTTAGAATAGCGGATCGTTCTGGAGTGGGACTGTCACTATATAATGATAGAAACGGAAACACCATTCAAACAGGTGCCAAATTCTCTTTTGCACATCATATCATTTTAGATTATTACACCAAACAATACTTGTCCTTTGGTATTTCATACAATATCAATAACTTTAGAATTGATACCAGCAATTTTATAGCTTATGAAGGTGACGGTACCCCAATAGATTTTGATCCATATATTACTGATAATAGAAAAACCACAAACCATAATTTTGATGTGGGTTTACTGTATAGAAATAAAGGCTTCTTTTTAAGTTTTAACGCCAATAACATTTTAGGTAAGGATATAGAAGAATCTATCCGGGCACTAGAGCCTAACTTGCTTTTAAATTATCAAATCTACTCTGGATATACGTTTAAAGGTCCTAAAAAAAGCGGCTTGGAATTTGAACCATCGGTCTATTATCAATTGTTTAGTAGTGATAAACGATCCAGTACTGATTTGAATTTTAAATTAAGAAAATTTAATAGAAATGAAGATTATTACTGGGCAGGAATTTCGTATCGTTTTTTAAATGATCAATTACTAAAACCCTTAAATATTGGTCCTATGGTAGGATTTAAGAAATCTATTTTTTACTTTGGATATGCCTATCAAGTAACTATGAATGAACTGTCCGGGTTTAATTCCGGTACGCATGTCGTGACGATTGGATTAGACTTTTTGCAAGGGATTAGTAATTGCCCGTGTACACAAAGTGCAGTTCATAAATAG
- a CDS encoding YceI family protein, whose protein sequence is MKKVLIFISILVLLAFTTRDYFENTSVLITPESQLILKGKTNVNKFQCVFNVTEIKNPIPVYFKVLGDKLLFNNTQLVLKNGCFDCGNKAMNRDFQDLLKSKKYPQINLKLKELKELNTQKGHVMQVLLDLEIAGITKSYKIPVTLEGSDNLFVRGLLVLNICDFNIEPPKKLMGIISVDEIIEIDFQLLIEEC, encoded by the coding sequence ATGAAAAAGGTTCTAATTTTTATTTCAATCCTTGTATTACTAGCATTCACAACTCGCGATTACTTTGAGAACACTTCTGTATTAATAACTCCAGAAAGTCAATTGATTTTAAAAGGAAAAACCAATGTGAATAAATTTCAGTGTGTATTCAATGTTACTGAAATCAAAAATCCTATTCCTGTTTATTTTAAAGTGTTAGGAGACAAATTACTATTTAATAATACACAACTTGTTTTAAAAAATGGTTGTTTTGATTGTGGTAATAAAGCCATGAATAGAGATTTTCAGGATTTATTAAAATCTAAAAAATATCCTCAGATAAATCTTAAATTAAAAGAACTTAAAGAACTAAACACGCAGAAAGGACATGTGATGCAGGTTTTATTAGATTTAGAAATTGCAGGAATAACAAAATCGTATAAAATCCCCGTGACTTTAGAAGGTAGTGATAACTTGTTTGTAAGAGGCCTTTTAGTCTTGAATATTTGCGATTTCAATATAGAACCTCCAAAAAAGCTTATGGGCATTATCAGCGTAGACGAAATTATTGAAATTGATTTTCAGTTACTCATTGAAGAATGCTAG